In Notolabrus celidotus isolate fNotCel1 chromosome 8, fNotCel1.pri, whole genome shotgun sequence, a genomic segment contains:
- the gsr gene encoding glutathione reductase, mitochondrial isoform X2 codes for MLFTRICRLLPTVSLALPRHVVIRRSMASDPAVTETTRFDFLVIGGGSGGLAGARRASELGASTAVIESHKLGGTCVNVGCVPKKVMWNAAVHAEFLHDHGDYGYDVGNARFSWEALKAKRDNYVSHLNRIYRNNLDKAKIQTIHGHARFTNDPEPTVEVNGRKYTAPHILIATGGQPSVLSESEVPGANLGMTSDGFFEIETLPKRSVIVGAGYIAVELAGILCTLGSKTSLIIRQTGVLRNFDSLISTNCTKELQNAGVDLWKNSQVKSVRKTDRGLEVTLVTKDPEKKSEEEKVRTIQDVDCLLWAIGRQPNTSGLNIGEMGVDTDEKGHIIVDEFQNTSRPGIYAVGDVCGRALLTPVAIAAGRKLAHRLFEGKKDSKLDYSCIPTVVFSHPPIGTVGLTEEEAIKSRGKDNVKVYRTSFTPMYHAITSRKSQCVMKLVCVGKEEKVVGLHMQGLGCDEMLQGFSVAIKMGATKADFDKTVAIHPTSSEEFVTMR; via the exons atgttgtttacGAGGATATGCAGACTGCTTCCTACTGTGTCACTGGCTTTACCAAG ACACGTAGTTATCCGCAGAAGCATGGCCTCAGACCCAGCGGTGACCGAGACCACCCGGTTTGACTTCCTGGTGATCGGCGGCGGGTCTGGAGGTCTGGCCGGGGCTCGGAGGGCGTCAGAGCTCGGTGCATCCACCGCCGTCATCGAGAGTCACAAACTCGGAGGTACCTGC GTCAATGTTGGCTGTGTCCCAAAGAAG GTTATGTGGAATGCTGCCGTTCATGCCGAATTTCTGCACGATCACGGTGATTACGGCTATGATGTTGGAAATGCCCGTTTCAGTTGGGA AGCCCTCAAGGCCAAAAGGGACAATTATGTTAGCCACCTAAATCGCATTTATCGCAACAATCTTGACAAA GCTAAAATCCAAACAATTCATGGTCATGCCAGGTTTACAAATGATCCTGAGCCCACTGTTGAGGTCAATGGAAGAAAGTATACAGCTCCTCACATCCTCATCGCCACTGGAGGGCAGCCTTCTGTTTTGAGTGAATCTGAAGTTCCAG GTGCAAATCTGGGGATGACCAGTGATGGCTTTTTTGAGATTGAGACTCTGCCAAA GCGCAGTGTGATCGTGGGTGCAGGTTATATTGCAGTCGAGCTGGCAGGCATCCTTTGCACCCTTGGGTCTAAAACATCCCTCATCATTCGACAGACAGGA gttttgAGGAACTTTGACAGCCTCATAAGCACAAACTGCACCAAAGAACTGCAGAACGCGGGTGTAGATCTGTGGAAGAACTCTCAGGTGAAATCTGTGAGAAAAACGGACAGAGGGCTGGAGGTGACGCTCGTCACTAAAGACCCAGAGAAGAAGAGCGAAGAGGAGAAGGTCAGAACCATCCAGGACGTGGATTGTCTCCTCTGGGCCATCGGCAGGCAGCCCAACACCTCTGGACTGAACATCGGAGAGATG GGTGTGGATACAGATGAAAAAGGCCACATCATCGTGGACGAGTTTCAGAACACCAGCAGACCAGGGATCTACGCAGTAGGGGATGTTTGTGGCAGAGCTCTCCTCACACCTG TTGCCATAGCTGCTGGAAGAAAGCTGGCACACAGACTGTTTGAAGGCAAGAAAGACTCCAAGTTGGATTACTCCTGTATCCCCACAGTGGTGTTCAGCCACCCACCCATCGGGACAGTGGGCCTCACAGAAG AGGAGGCGATTAAATCCAGAGGGAAGGATAACGTGAAGGTCTACAGGACTTCTTTCACCCCCATGTATCATGCCATCACGAGCAGGAAGAGTCAGTGTGTCATGAAACTGGTGTGTGTGGGCAAAGAGGAGAAG GTGGTCGGTCTGCACATGCAGGGCCTGGGCTGTGATGAGATGCTGCAGGGCTTCTCTGTGGCCATTAAAATGGGTGCTACCAAAGCAGACTTTGACAAGACTGTTGCCATTCACCCCACCTCATCTGAAGAGTTTGTCACAATGCgctaa
- the gsr gene encoding glutathione reductase, mitochondrial isoform X1, producing MAILIQLTRTQSSSCFLLLRKQLFSSFRRHVVIRRSMASDPAVTETTRFDFLVIGGGSGGLAGARRASELGASTAVIESHKLGGTCVNVGCVPKKVMWNAAVHAEFLHDHGDYGYDVGNARFSWEALKAKRDNYVSHLNRIYRNNLDKAKIQTIHGHARFTNDPEPTVEVNGRKYTAPHILIATGGQPSVLSESEVPGANLGMTSDGFFEIETLPKRSVIVGAGYIAVELAGILCTLGSKTSLIIRQTGVLRNFDSLISTNCTKELQNAGVDLWKNSQVKSVRKTDRGLEVTLVTKDPEKKSEEEKVRTIQDVDCLLWAIGRQPNTSGLNIGEMGVDTDEKGHIIVDEFQNTSRPGIYAVGDVCGRALLTPVAIAAGRKLAHRLFEGKKDSKLDYSCIPTVVFSHPPIGTVGLTEEEAIKSRGKDNVKVYRTSFTPMYHAITSRKSQCVMKLVCVGKEEKVVGLHMQGLGCDEMLQGFSVAIKMGATKADFDKTVAIHPTSSEEFVTMR from the exons ATGGCAATTTTAATCCAGCTAACTCGGACACAATCCTCcagctgcttcctcctcctcagaaaGCAACTTTTCTCGTCTTTTCGCAGACACGTAGTTATCCGCAGAAGCATGGCCTCAGACCCAGCGGTGACCGAGACCACCCGGTTTGACTTCCTGGTGATCGGCGGCGGGTCTGGAGGTCTGGCCGGGGCTCGGAGGGCGTCAGAGCTCGGTGCATCCACCGCCGTCATCGAGAGTCACAAACTCGGAGGTACCTGC GTCAATGTTGGCTGTGTCCCAAAGAAG GTTATGTGGAATGCTGCCGTTCATGCCGAATTTCTGCACGATCACGGTGATTACGGCTATGATGTTGGAAATGCCCGTTTCAGTTGGGA AGCCCTCAAGGCCAAAAGGGACAATTATGTTAGCCACCTAAATCGCATTTATCGCAACAATCTTGACAAA GCTAAAATCCAAACAATTCATGGTCATGCCAGGTTTACAAATGATCCTGAGCCCACTGTTGAGGTCAATGGAAGAAAGTATACAGCTCCTCACATCCTCATCGCCACTGGAGGGCAGCCTTCTGTTTTGAGTGAATCTGAAGTTCCAG GTGCAAATCTGGGGATGACCAGTGATGGCTTTTTTGAGATTGAGACTCTGCCAAA GCGCAGTGTGATCGTGGGTGCAGGTTATATTGCAGTCGAGCTGGCAGGCATCCTTTGCACCCTTGGGTCTAAAACATCCCTCATCATTCGACAGACAGGA gttttgAGGAACTTTGACAGCCTCATAAGCACAAACTGCACCAAAGAACTGCAGAACGCGGGTGTAGATCTGTGGAAGAACTCTCAGGTGAAATCTGTGAGAAAAACGGACAGAGGGCTGGAGGTGACGCTCGTCACTAAAGACCCAGAGAAGAAGAGCGAAGAGGAGAAGGTCAGAACCATCCAGGACGTGGATTGTCTCCTCTGGGCCATCGGCAGGCAGCCCAACACCTCTGGACTGAACATCGGAGAGATG GGTGTGGATACAGATGAAAAAGGCCACATCATCGTGGACGAGTTTCAGAACACCAGCAGACCAGGGATCTACGCAGTAGGGGATGTTTGTGGCAGAGCTCTCCTCACACCTG TTGCCATAGCTGCTGGAAGAAAGCTGGCACACAGACTGTTTGAAGGCAAGAAAGACTCCAAGTTGGATTACTCCTGTATCCCCACAGTGGTGTTCAGCCACCCACCCATCGGGACAGTGGGCCTCACAGAAG AGGAGGCGATTAAATCCAGAGGGAAGGATAACGTGAAGGTCTACAGGACTTCTTTCACCCCCATGTATCATGCCATCACGAGCAGGAAGAGTCAGTGTGTCATGAAACTGGTGTGTGTGGGCAAAGAGGAGAAG GTGGTCGGTCTGCACATGCAGGGCCTGGGCTGTGATGAGATGCTGCAGGGCTTCTCTGTGGCCATTAAAATGGGTGCTACCAAAGCAGACTTTGACAAGACTGTTGCCATTCACCCCACCTCATCTGAAGAGTTTGTCACAATGCgctaa
- the gsr gene encoding glutathione reductase, mitochondrial isoform X3 has protein sequence MWNAAVHAEFLHDHGDYGYDVGNARFSWEALKAKRDNYVSHLNRIYRNNLDKAKIQTIHGHARFTNDPEPTVEVNGRKYTAPHILIATGGQPSVLSESEVPGANLGMTSDGFFEIETLPKRSVIVGAGYIAVELAGILCTLGSKTSLIIRQTGVLRNFDSLISTNCTKELQNAGVDLWKNSQVKSVRKTDRGLEVTLVTKDPEKKSEEEKVRTIQDVDCLLWAIGRQPNTSGLNIGEMGVDTDEKGHIIVDEFQNTSRPGIYAVGDVCGRALLTPVAIAAGRKLAHRLFEGKKDSKLDYSCIPTVVFSHPPIGTVGLTEEEAIKSRGKDNVKVYRTSFTPMYHAITSRKSQCVMKLVCVGKEEKVVGLHMQGLGCDEMLQGFSVAIKMGATKADFDKTVAIHPTSSEEFVTMR, from the exons ATGTGGAATGCTGCCGTTCATGCCGAATTTCTGCACGATCACGGTGATTACGGCTATGATGTTGGAAATGCCCGTTTCAGTTGGGA AGCCCTCAAGGCCAAAAGGGACAATTATGTTAGCCACCTAAATCGCATTTATCGCAACAATCTTGACAAA GCTAAAATCCAAACAATTCATGGTCATGCCAGGTTTACAAATGATCCTGAGCCCACTGTTGAGGTCAATGGAAGAAAGTATACAGCTCCTCACATCCTCATCGCCACTGGAGGGCAGCCTTCTGTTTTGAGTGAATCTGAAGTTCCAG GTGCAAATCTGGGGATGACCAGTGATGGCTTTTTTGAGATTGAGACTCTGCCAAA GCGCAGTGTGATCGTGGGTGCAGGTTATATTGCAGTCGAGCTGGCAGGCATCCTTTGCACCCTTGGGTCTAAAACATCCCTCATCATTCGACAGACAGGA gttttgAGGAACTTTGACAGCCTCATAAGCACAAACTGCACCAAAGAACTGCAGAACGCGGGTGTAGATCTGTGGAAGAACTCTCAGGTGAAATCTGTGAGAAAAACGGACAGAGGGCTGGAGGTGACGCTCGTCACTAAAGACCCAGAGAAGAAGAGCGAAGAGGAGAAGGTCAGAACCATCCAGGACGTGGATTGTCTCCTCTGGGCCATCGGCAGGCAGCCCAACACCTCTGGACTGAACATCGGAGAGATG GGTGTGGATACAGATGAAAAAGGCCACATCATCGTGGACGAGTTTCAGAACACCAGCAGACCAGGGATCTACGCAGTAGGGGATGTTTGTGGCAGAGCTCTCCTCACACCTG TTGCCATAGCTGCTGGAAGAAAGCTGGCACACAGACTGTTTGAAGGCAAGAAAGACTCCAAGTTGGATTACTCCTGTATCCCCACAGTGGTGTTCAGCCACCCACCCATCGGGACAGTGGGCCTCACAGAAG AGGAGGCGATTAAATCCAGAGGGAAGGATAACGTGAAGGTCTACAGGACTTCTTTCACCCCCATGTATCATGCCATCACGAGCAGGAAGAGTCAGTGTGTCATGAAACTGGTGTGTGTGGGCAAAGAGGAGAAG GTGGTCGGTCTGCACATGCAGGGCCTGGGCTGTGATGAGATGCTGCAGGGCTTCTCTGTGGCCATTAAAATGGGTGCTACCAAAGCAGACTTTGACAAGACTGTTGCCATTCACCCCACCTCATCTGAAGAGTTTGTCACAATGCgctaa
- the LOC117817207 gene encoding zinc finger protein 518B: MLGTEHQISSVNMKPVNYHSMSPSVNGGHPSLALDRVLNTSNVMCCEKCGFATTDLAVFRKHRLEHMETRFYCFYCNNVSFSKAELNIHLKQHTATHPFSCPHCGQGYMRKLCLVKHIERLHSKSISQGAAKPGTTNIPHVSVSGALPSVPTADPSSLRPTVRVTVPRPSAPAVRLNRGEQRGKTLDNNTSHASNGKAELLPPFNGLIQQNRALTLSLPEEVNIPAGCLVEFVEVRTVNGTKELKLRLVSQQESESVIKDTRTTVSENTPLGRPLPSTFSHPITAKSVSLGTCTVNRKSYEMKNVNAELPAVVPVKINKNLLGQVSKEKNGLKRPSGEIIDLEGNSIIPNKVPHSIFNSVREGSNGLKFIQREPVKQNAAAPTVTSIRAPNRLPVNLHPENMGACVSQRAAEQRNNLMPLQSKNLPAQRTVELKSVPRDAMMAAKLEPRVRLNHNTALNLKKEAVGMSQQNSKSASPSLSVSSVPVVQLTPMINLCKEKVSGLSLPSSRAKNEPLLMKTPALCNGPSSKISAWTQDVRLKTKDREREVSEPESFPVISSVFSLSQQPEDVQGSIQPLVMAALRGIAMNISSPTTTQDHSKIKNSTDLVKELPTLGHCAQVSTKNGFLTRNSLLTHQTCEPIKIEEPDKGIQPPPALNHIHIKEEKKSIQPSEEKQIQIPDLKPLKDEKPVSKIAVHVNASAESAQQTEKSEHHISSKFLTVSLKRVQVGVWKKSKKGLKLKISKCKTQGPLGGLTDCAVIYPMPLKEDQLVKRPGPNQPVVVLNHPRPRASVQAARVDSLSDTGPPKCQILKMRLSKVMGQKYEVMGCTVGVFS; this comes from the coding sequence ATGTTGGGGACTGAGCATCAGATCTCATCTGTCAACATGAAGCCTGTCAACTATCACAGCATGTCGCCGTCTGTCAACGGTGGACATCCAAGCTTGGCTTTAGATCGCGTCCTGAACACTTCAAATGTCATGTGTTGTGAGAAATGTGGATTTGCTACGACAGACCTCGCTGTTTTCAGGAAGCACAGGCTGGAACACATGGAAACGAGGTTTTACTGCTTCTACTGCAACAATGTCTCCTTCAGtaaagcagaattaaacattcaCTTGAAGCAACACACTGCAACACATCCCTTCTCATGTCCTCACTGTGGACAGGGTTACATGAGGAAGCTGTGCCTTGTGAAGCACATAGAGCGTCTACATAGTAAAAGTATTAGTCAAGGAGCTGCTAAGCCTGgcacaacaaacattccacatGTTTCTGTCTCCGGTGCCTTACCAAGTGTGCCCACTGCTGATCCGTCATCACTCCGACCTACTGTCCGGGTGACAGTGCCCAGACCGAGTGCACCTGCTGTCAGACTGAACAGGGGTGAGCAAAGAGGGAAAACACTGGACAATAACACATCACATGCCTCTAATGGTAAAGCAGAACTTTTGCCCCCTTTTAATGGACTCATTCAGCAGAACAGGGCTCTGACGCTCTCCCTTCCAGAAGAAGTAAACATCCCTGCCGGCTGTTTGGTTGAATTTGTGGAGGTGAGGACTGTCAATGGGACCAAGGAGCTTAAACTGAGGCTGGTCTCTCAACAAGAAAGTGAGTCAGTGATAAAAGACACAAGGACCACCGTCTCTGAAAACACTCCACTTGGGAGGCCATTGCCTTCCACATTTAGCCATCCAATCACAGCAAAGTCTGTGAGTTTGGGGACATGCACTGTAAACAGGAAATCTTATGAAATGAAGAACGTGAATGCGGAGCTGCCTGCTGTTGTCCCAGTCAAGATCAACAAAAACCTGCTGGGTCAAGttagcaaagaaaaaaatggacTGAAAAGACCATCCGGAGAAATAATTGACTTGGAAGGTAACTCCATCATTCCaaacaaagttcctcacagcatcTTTAATTCTGTGAGAGAGGGAAGTAATGGGCTCAAATTTATCCAGAGAGAACCTGTGAAACAAAATGCAGCTGCGCCCACTGTCACCTCCATCAGAGCCCCCAACAGGCTGCCAGTCAACCTGCACCCAGAAAACATGGGAGCCTGTGTTtctcagagagcagcagagcagagaaacaacTTAATGCCGCTGCAATCCAAGAATCTTCCCGCACAGAGAACAGTGGAGTTAAAAAGTGTGCCTCGggatgcaatgatggctgcaaaGCTGGAACCTAGGGTCCGCCTCAACCACAACACTGCCTTAAACTTGAAGAAAGAGGCAGTGGGCATGAGCCAGCAGAATTCAAAATCAGCGTCTCCTTCCTTGAGTGTTTCTTCAGTCCCAGTGGTCCAACTAACACCTATGATAAATCTCTGTAAAGAGAAAGTTTCAGGTCTGTCTCTTCCCTCATCCAGGGCCAAAAATGAGCCCTTGTTGATGAAAACACCTGCGCTCTGTAATGGCCCCAGTTCAAAGATTTCAGCCTGGACACAGGATGTCAGGCTAAAgacaaaagacagagaaagggaAGTCTCGGAACCTGAGTCTTTCCCTGTCATCTCATCTGTGTTTTCATTAAGCCAGCAACCAGAGGACGTTCAAGGCTCCATCCAGCCGCTGGTAATGGCTGCCCTGCGTGGGATAGCCATGAATATAAGTTCTCCGACCACGACTCAAGATCACAGTAAGATCAAGAACAGCACAGACCTGGTGAAGGAGCTGCCAACGCTGGGGCACTGTGCTCAGGTGTCCACAAAAAATGGATTCTTAACCCGCAACTCTTTATTGACTCACCAGACCTGTGAGCCTATAAAGATAGAGGAGCCTGATAAAGGTATTCAGCCCCCTCCTGCACTCAACCATATTCATatcaaggaggaaaaaaagagcataCAGCCgtcagaagaaaaacaaattcaaattcctgatttaaaacctttaaaagatGAGAAGCCTGTTTCTAAAATTGCAGTGCATGTGAACGCGTCTGCAGAGTCTGCACAGCAAACGGAGAAAAGTGAGCACCACATCTCCTCAAAGTTCCTGACTGTCTCTTTGAAAAGGGTGCAAGTAGGTGTGTGGAAAAAAAGCAAGAAGGGGCTGAAGCTTAAAATATCCAAATGTAAGACTCAGGGACCTTTGGGCGGTCTAACTGATTGTGCGGTTATATATCCGATGCCCCTAAAAGAGGACCAGCTGGTAAAAcgaccaggaccgaaccagccTGTGGTGGTTCTCAACCATCCAAGGCCTCGGGCCTCAGTACAGGCAGCAAGAGTGGACTCTTTATCAGACACAGGACCCCCAAAGTGCCAAATCTTAAAAATGAGGCTGAGCAAAGTGATGGGGCAGAAGTATGAGGTGATGGGCTGTACTGTTGGAGTCTTTTCATAA